The genomic window CAACCAATTGTCAACCAAGGACACCAAATAAAAATGGTTTCATTAGTGGCAAATGCCTGCTTCAATAGTGGCCCTCCCATCACAGTCCACTTTGCTTTGAACATTCAATTCACAAGCACTGTTTCTAAATCTATTAAAGTGGTATTGAATATGGCTTAATGTCCCATACCAAACTAGACATGGACTAATTGGTGTGTCTGAACTACGAAAATGTCAAGGTACAAATAAACAGATGTACTAATATTCTTGttagaatttttttctttaaaaaatctattctGCAGTCTCAACCCTTTAGAATTCAAAAACACAATACAAAAGAATAAAACATAAATGTGGAGGCAAAAAGTGATGGGCATCCAGCTTGCAGTGGAACATATTTTGAAACCAGTCCACCAAGTTGCTCATTGAGAAGGTGGGTACCAGCCAGTTTAGTAAACTCTGCCAATACTCCAGGAATGGTCTCCAATTCTGTATGCTGCTGCTTTCATCTCCCTCAGGGGGGGAAAACAACTGAATCCACATTTCCCATTTGTTCCAGGGGAATAGGGCCAGGATCACAAGCTAGGTGTGTCTGCTACACTAATAggtgcattggggaggggggattaaaaaGGGTCACATTAGAAAGAAGCTTTCAATTGACCCACATCATTAAGGCTCCCCACCTCTAGTCAACAAAGCAGAAGTTATTGTGACCTTTTTTTAAAGATCTAAAGCAAAAATAAATTACAGCACAATCCTGAACAGTTATACCTTTCCGTGACTTAGAAGAGGGGGGCTGCTTAGGCTGCTAGAGCTGTAGAAAGAACTGCTATACACCCACTGAGACCAAACACACCACAGAGCTGAAGACTGAACTGGCTTGTTCTCATGCAACCAGCGTCACATATCAAACCCTCCTTGAGTGTGACGAATATTACAAATACTACTGGGTTTCCTTCTTTGCTGCTGAAGTCTCATTTGACAACTACTTACAATGCGGTCCTGAGCagtgttacacccttctgagtagGCTGAGGTCAGGAggtgtaactctccttaggactATATCATTAAGACAATCGATTTCCAAGAGGAGGAGGATTGTACTATTTATGTTTTCCCTCAGCAACCGAGGTGCCTTGAAGAAATACGCCTATACCCAAAGCCGTCTATGTGCATATTATACATGCACACACCAGCCAGTCTAAGAACCCACCTCCTGCAAACCATTTTACGGAGCAGCCAGAGATGTCCCCACCCATAATCTCTCATTCACAGACTCTGAATGGTGTGTTTTCTGACCGCCTGCCTTTACGAGGAAGCATTCATATTATCGGAAGATGCAGCATACATGGCACTGCAAGCTACCCCACCCTCAAGCCCCTTTCATATGACTGTTCAAACAGAATTCCTAAAGCAAGCCCTCCTGAAAACAATCTGGCTTCGTGTATGCATCCATATGTACACACAGGGGATAGCACAAGATTTTTTACCCAGACCTGTAATTGCCAAGAACCTTAGCCCACCCCTTTTCATTCCAGTGCTGTCTCTGTTCATGCATGTCTGGGCTTTCCAAATCCACGCACAGGCACTTGTATTCTGCAGCCAGAAAGGCATCCTTACCCCCACACATTTGGCAACGGATTGACAGTCTTGCTGCTGGATGCCCCAAAGGGCCTACACACACCATCATGTCATAGTTTAGTGATAATAAACAATGAGAACATTTGTGTGATGAAGCAATCCTAACGTTTGTAAGACTACACATATTTCTGCGCTGAGTTGAACGCTAGCAACATATTAACAGGCACCTAAACCTCAAGTAGAGTTTATTACAAACCACTGGGAAGTTTCCATGAGATTAAGGACTCCAGCACTCCGCCGTCTGCAGCTATCTGTCTCGAGAGTCAACCGTTAAAGAAGGAGCGCGGCAGGTGTTCGAAGCCGCCTCGTTCGCCTTAATCTTCCCGGCCAAGCTGCCTGTGAGTCGAGCTCTTCCCCATGCAAACGCGTGCAGAGTCACTCCAGTCCGAACACACCGGTCGATTTAGACTGGGGGAGGGCGCCCCGTGAGTGGGGCACGGGCGAAGGCTCTGCTTACTCACTCCCCATCTGCACACCCGCTCAAGCCACAGAGCCCACCTAGCCCGCCCGCCCGGCGCTCTTACCCTCCTGCAGGACGTGGGTGGGCTGGACGGGCCGCACTCGGAACTGCCTGGCGCTCCAGCCGGGGCTGGGCTGGCGCACCACCTCGCTGTCCGAGAGCCAAGTGACCGTCTCATAGTTGTCGCCGCGGCGCAGGGCCGGGGCCTCGGCGCTGTGCACGGCCACCTCCTCGAACTGGTGCAGCCCGCCCGCGTGGTCGAAGTGCACATGGGTGGCCACGGCCAGCAAgggccgccgcccgccgctcCCCGGAGGCTCCTTCTCGTCCGCGCCCGGCCGCTGGCCCTCGTCGCCTGCCGCCTCGGGACTCAGCAGCCCCGCCAGGGCCAGGTAGTCGGGAAGGCTGCGCAGCCCCAGCCCCGTGTCGATCACCACGTCCCGCTGCGAGCCGCGCACGAGCCAGATGTTGGCCCGGTTGCCCGACTCGTAGAAGCGCTCCTGGATCCAGTAGATGCCGCCGCCCAGGGACTTGTGCGCGAACCACTCCAGCGCCGACATCGCCCCCGGCTGCCTGCTGCCCGCTTGAGGCGACCGGCCGCGGGCGACGGCGGCGCAGCGGCTCCTGCGTAGGAAGCTCGGCCGCGCACCGCACTCAGCCGAGGCGGGCGGGGCCGAGGGAGGCGGAGCTGGCACTGGCCGCTCTTGAGCCCGCCTCGCGCGACGCCCCCGCCCCGTCTCTGCCCACTGCGGTAGCGcgtcaccggggggggggggagctgcccgCAGGCAGGCGTGGTGCGCTTAGCGCCGGGAGCGCAATGGCACGTGGAGGCTGAGCGCGCGAGCCACAGGGGCGAGAGAGTCCCTGGCTGTCGGGGCGATGGATTTGCCCCCTTTGAATGTGCATCTCTGGGGGAAGAAGAAACCAGTGAGAGgtggctgaacttggggggaaagcCTACTTTGGATACTATGACATGTGTcgtatggcataatttggatactatgacagttTGCTAATTTGCCATTAATTTACCTTTTCTGTATATCTGTACTTTcgtgatccttgttccattttgtctaagGAAGAATGCCTGCACATGAAATACATTACAATTTCTTATAGCGTGCTCTAATTGTTTACCCTGTAAtttttttgtaataaaaaaaagaaGCCAAAATCACACATTCTTTGTAAAATGCAGACAGGAAGCATGATTGTAAATCAACCTTTTTGGGCTATCATTTGATTCTGAAACTTGATATGACTGAATAATTGATCTTGGGGTTTGGGGAGATAACAATCTGCATTTACTAACAAGGCTGTGATACTGATCTACAGTCAATATGAGACCTTGCAGTCAACTTTCATGGGGGttggatttttttattttttgtgattTACAACTTCCCTTAGAATGACTATATTTCTTCATATTTTGAAGATGGAGAGGACTGCAGAGCTGGCAGTGATGACAACACGGATGAAGCAATTTACTAATTTTACTGTTGTTTATAATTCCACTGCAAAAAGTGATGACAGGAAAAGTAACCTCAGAAGactaaattcaaatgagtagccatgttggtctgaagtagcacaataaaatcagagtccagtagcacctttaagaccaacaaagatttaatcaaggcgtgagcttttgagtgcaagcaccctttgtcagactatgatcagAAGACTAAGTGGTCTTTAGTTGGGTCATGTGAATGGAATATGCAATATGTGAGTGGAATAGCTCAGTGTCCCAAACTCATTGTATACATTGTTTAGTAATAGTGTGCTGGCAGTTTAGCACTATGTATGAGGTTCTGAACTAATTTAGGGAACTGTTACATTAAACCAAGGAATCACACTAGTCTGCCTTGTGAACAGTTTTATTTTGTGCATTGTTATATCATTATGGGCAACTGCAGGAGCAGGAGAGAGAATCCAGTGGACTTTAACATATTATTAACATATTATTCTTAAACAGAATTGCCAATattttctgaattaaaaaaaaatctgttttccaTTGAATTTGTTTGGTTGCTTGTATTCTTAAAGAAATCTTGACTCATTCCAAAGTTTTGAAGCAATAACTACTTGAAAGAAAGCCTAATTTATTAAGTGCTTAGTTATTGGACACTGAATCATTATCCAGTTTAGTTACTGGACACTGATCCTCAAATAGTCTGAGCTGATTTAATCCTGGCCAGTAAAAACAGCCCAAGTATGCAAGCCTCAACAGTGCTTCCAGGAAACACTGCAGCTCACCACTGGATAAGTCTCCAGAGAAATTAAACTGTTCTGCATTTGTGGAACAGTCTCTCTACCTGCCCTTATGTGGCCTTTTGTAGATAGACTGCATATAGTCCACAGCACTAAACATCTCCAAAATCCATGGAGGCAAATGAGCATACAATtagtttaggactgcactgcaaggGGTATATTTAGATGAGTAGTTGGCATGGTTGTGTGGCATCTGACGCGTCCTTCAGAAATGCAAACGCcatatcactttttaaaagtcagaataCATGGGCAGACACCTCTGCTTTAGTAGGCCACTGTtttattccaaaagaaaaagCATAGTGGGATTTATAAATATACTGTGATCAGTTTTATTGAACTTATTCATAAATTACTTGGACCTAGGAGTGACCATTATGGTAGTGAAGTAATTATTTGGGATGGTTGAAAAAAAGAGGGCCTGTGAAGAAGCACTCACAAGTGGGGAAATGGGCAATTTGCCCTATACCGAACAAAATCATTGCTCCATCAAGAtcaatactgtctactctgactggcagtggttaACGGGgtttcacttacctgtaaccattgttcattgatgtcttgtgtgccgatacacattccctccctccgtccccgcTGTGAGCCTCTTGTCTTGGATTCTTGGCTGGTGTATTCCAGCCTGGGCTCTTGGCAGTAGTTTGGAACTGAGGGGTGAGGGGGCACTATGTCCATATCATATGTGCGTTTTGGCGGGAACCCGTGCACATGTGCACCATGTCAGGGTGGTagcacccccccccatggggctTATGCTAGAAAAGCTTTCCGTGGTTGGATGCGCAATCCCAATGTGGAGTTGCATAACAAGATGTATAATGATGTTCTGGATCTTAGGTAAAGGTCTTTCCATCAAGTCatgtttaactggagatgccaggaattcaACCCGGGACTTCTGCAGACTAACCAGGCGCTCTGCTACAGAGCCAAAGCTTCTTCCCTGAAATGGCAGGTGAAATTTAATGTAAAGTGCAAAATGATGGCCATTGAAGCAAAAAGAACACCCTAGTTTCATGATGGACCAATAAAAATATTCCAGTAGATAACTGAAAATGTTGACTCAGTGTGCACTGGTGATAATGACGTATAACATGGAATTTAGCATGGAATTTGCCTTTAGGAAGAACTGAGAATAAAATTGGCAGCGTAGCAACATCATTAACCtcttttggaatactgtgtaggTTTTGGTTGCTGCATCTCATAAAGGGTATTGGAACCGTAGCAAAAGTTCAGAAAAACTCAatcaaaaatgtatttatttgatttatacactgcccattactgtgatgtctcagggtggtgtCACCAGATTGAAACATGTTCCTTATAAGGGCTTATTTCATTTTGGGAGGTGATTTGATGGAGACCTATTATGAAATAAATGCAAGGTAAACAAGCTTCAGTGAAATCATTCTAAGCATTGaatatctgaaaaaatactttatTACAATTTgagatttataattttaaaagatacTCTTGCCATAAACATTTTACAAATTTTGAAGTTTTCAAAAATTTATGCACAGATCATTTGCAGCAGTGGTCCTTAGAATAATCAATTTAAATAAAGAATTTCATTATTTTACATCTATTTCCATGTAGCAATAATAACTGACTTCCTAATTGACCATGTGTTGCATGTAGCAATCATATCCTAATACTTTTCCATTGTTTCAGTGGAACTTCATGGGCTTTTTACAAGAGTATTTGTTTATGAGGTTTAACAATTCCAAGTTTTTTCTATAATCAAATATTTTGCTTCAAAATCACTCATAGAAAAATCAAGAGTACTGAAGAGATAAGTAATGAAGTGCTTTTTTGTATCCTTGACAAATGACTCATTTATTCCACACAACAATCTCCTAGTCTGCCAGATAATATTTTGGAGAAGAACAATATGCACAGCAATGGCCCATGCAAAAGGATAACAAATGTTACTACCACAAAGTTTGCCAAAGTATCTCACTGCAAACCAATcttacaaaacatttttaaaaaaatggttataAAAACAGTCTCCTCACCAGCAGGTATCCCCCCTCTGCCCAAGCTCAGACTGCCTCAAAAGTGCTCTGGAACAGTTCTGGTGGGCAGACTTGCTGGAAAATCAGAAGGGATTGGCGTCTTCCTGGCCTCTTCTGGGAGGCTGTGCAAAAAGCATGCAGTGGCTATGGAAAAGTTTCAGGTGTTACCAAATATGTGTTGGTCAAGGGTTATTGATAGGAGACCCTTCTGGGAAGAACGAAGCTGCTGCATGGGAACATGCAATGAATGGTGGTACTTTGCGTATTTAGTCCCCGAGTCATGAAAGGCTTTAATGGAATGGTAAAAAATTACAACTAGCATACTATTCTCAACAGTCACCTGACTTTACTTTTTGGATCTGCAGGAAAGTATTGTAGAAAGGAAGCAAGAAATATCCATACTTTGTATCCAAATCCAATGTCTTCTAAAAACACACTGCATGATATTGATAGTAATTCAGAAGAATGTTTTCCCAAAATACAGTGGTTTGAAATTGTGGAAGTATGGCACAGAATCTTAAGCTTTGATAAAGAAAATGTTTCTGATATGCGAAAGTATATTGAACTAATAATGATATACTGGGTTTAGTTTGTTATCATTGTACATTTGTTTACCGAATGCCTTAAGGACAACAATAGCAAAAGCAAAAAGCACAACACAATATTTAGAAGCATGATACACCAAGCACATCTGTCGTGCTGTCTCAAATAGAACTTTGGAATAGGtggtttacagtgcaatcctaagcagttacaTGCCAAGTCAAGCAAAGTTAATGGTCTTAGAGGTGTACAACTCTATTAGAATTACACTGGTAAAGACTGTAATATTCCTCTCCCATTAATGAAGTTTTTCCTGCCAACTGGCTTTGTCCAGTGTTCCGCTTCTTCCAATTTaaggttgttttaaaaaatagtacACAATGGgcaatgctgcttttttctacagCTTTGCATTTCTTCCTTTTGCTTAATTTCTTATAAAGGTTAATTATCTTAAATAATAGTAATCATGTACATCTAACAATTTTTTTTGAAGGATGTGGTAGAATACACATTCAAGGTGCTTCCAGGATTTAGCAAATGGCCTTTGAAAGTAACACTGACTAGCAGAGAAAGATGAAAGCCTAGTGGGAAAGGCAACAGAAATGTTTCTTTTCAAGGACTGGGCCACTAACAAGAGTGAAAGCAGTGCTGTGCAAATAGCCAACCATTCTAGAGGCTCATTCAGGTTTCCCTACTGTTTCCTAAGCCAGGAATGTATGAGATGAGACATCCCTACATGCAAATAGTGAGGCATGACTGATATTTTGAAAGCTAGTGTTAATCCTGTTATGGCAAACACAAAGGAAAAGTCTTCATTGTCTATTTTAAATCTCAAAGTATTACTTTACTTTAAAGAAATGCATGCCTCTTGTATGTTGCAACTAACTGTAAAAATCTGAATGCAAATGCTTTTAGCTGAGCAAGAATGTCAATGCATACTTTACACTTACTTTCACTCATCATATATGGCCCAGAAATGTCATGCTGAACCTTAAGCCAAAAACAGCacatattagaaagcatttaaaaaatataaagctTGATAGCAGCACAGAATGGGGGTGTTCTCCTGTCCAGGAAAACATATGTATGCAATACACAGAAAATGCCAGACTAGGACTATGTGAACACTTATAAGACTTCCAAGAACCCTGGTTTTATATCACATTAAAATGGGACATTTAATCAAGATATTTTTGCATCTGGCCATTATGAAGCATTTATTTAACCCAGTAGAAAATGTAAGTATTTCTACAAGATAAAGTATAAGAAAAAGataattttcttttccatttcttgTATTTATCAATATTTCTCGCTAGGCTTTGGTGATAAATAGTAAAGTAAAAGCTTTTGTTATCTGGCAGCCTTGGAGAATGGGTGTTGCCAGCTGATCGAATGTACTGGCTCCTAGAACTTTACCCCAATAATTGCATAACTGTCCATCATATATAAAAATTAGACCAAAGATTAAACCAGGGtatctgccatttttaaaatgcaagcaaCACCCTGTCACAGACTACCTTCATCTTACTTCATGGCCCAACATCATGTGAGCTTCTAAGAGACCTCTGGAGAGGGAAGGCTAGCTTGCCCAGCAAGGCCTACTTATAGCTCATCTTGGGTTAGTTCATCTGCTGCCTGGCCAGCCCTACTGCACTCTACGGCAGCCTAAAGGGCACTGGGTTTTTGGCCACCTTTGCCCCGAGCAGGAGGTTTATTGCCAAGTCAGGGATGTGAATCACTCATTATGAACCTGTCAGTGGCTAAGTTTAGGGAAGGCCTTCTGCCCCAAAACAAATTTCTTTCAAGTGCCTGAAATAGATGCCAGATGACTATTAATATTTCTGGTTAACTGGAGGATTTGTTTTGCTAGCTATATCAGACTGCagaacacagctgtccagataaCAAAGCTTTTACTGTACATACTTTTGCACTGCAAGCTGATATGCCACAAGAAGGCACTTTACCCATTCAATAGTTCAGTAAACTATTAAGAACAGCATGAGTTTTCCATGTGGTTAGAAGGATAAATTAAAGATAGTTTAAAGACagtttaagagcagtggttctcaatcttcctaatgcctcgaccctttaatacagttcctcatgttgaggtgacccccaatcatgttgttgttgttgttatgtgcgaagttgtgtccgacccatcgcgaccccatggacaatgatcctccacgccttcctgtcctctaccattccccggagtccatttaagtttgcacctactgcttcagtgactccatccatccacctcattctctgtcgtccccttcttcttttgccctcgatctctcccagcattaggctcttctccagggagtccttccttctcatgaggtggccaaaatatttgagtttcatcttcaggatctggccttctaaagagcagtcagggctgatctcctcgaggactgaccggtttgttcgccttgcagtccaagggactcgcaagagtcttctccagcaccagagttcaaaagcctcaattctttgacgctcggccttccttatggtccaactttcgcagccatacattgcaactgggaagaccatagccttgactaaacgcacttttgttggcagggtaatgtctctgctttttaggatgctgtctagatttgccatagctttcctccccaggagcaagcgtcttttaatttctttgctgcagtccccatctgcagtgatcttggagcccaggaaaataaaatctgtcactatctccatttcttccccttctatttgccaggaattgagagggccggatgccatgatctttgttttcttgatgttgagtttcaagccaacttttgcactctcctccttcacccgcatcaacaggctctttagttcctcttcactttctgccaatcATAGGATTATGCaaatattctttcacagaaattaaactaaaactgaccaatagcgtgaagatccattattcatgattgtatatatatcggtttttccctggggtttctcaattcagttctgcattgtcccaccatgccgatctcgctcttttccgctgctccagacagatgaacactctatctcatcccccctcccccagcctagatacttgccctgccgcaacttctctgaaagggtcattcaacccccaaaggggtcccgacctccaggctgagaaccactggtttagaggaaTGGTTCATTGGTTGCCAACATTTTAATCCGACTCTTTTCAGGGAAATACATGCAAGCACATCATGAAAGCCAGTGGGAGGGTTTGGCAAATGGCCAGTATAAACATTAGAGTATACCCATTTTAGGCAGTTTAAGAGACTTCTGGAATAACAGTATATAtaagatttgttttaaaaatatagaaatctttaaaagaaatgaaaaaccaaCTTACATGGTAGTTACATTTAACCTGAAGTAGGATAAAGTGATATATACTGCTATATATCATTTTTATGAAGACCTTTACTCCCAGAATCTTATATTGTTTCTTTGACCCTAACAGAGAAACAAATCACAGAAAATCTGTCTCCATGTCTCCAGAGCAGCAATATACCAGGGGTAAACTGATACCATTAAGATACCTAGGTGGCAGTGGAATAGGTCCAACTGTGACTAATGCAAACACACCTATAAACAAAGTGAGCAGGGTAACAGCTGAGATGCCTGGGCTTAGGTAACATCCAACTACTACTCTTTCACAACTGGTTTCATATTGTCTTTTTTAATGATAAATTTAGTCCCATGGTCAGTTTTATGATCACAGGATCTACTTTGAAAACAGGACAATTTTTATGTACAGTGAAATCTGCTTCTTCAAACAATATCCAAGTTTATACTGCAGACTCACACTTGAGTGTGAGTTCCAACTCTTTTTTAAAGTGAAAAGCAATGGTGGAGAAAGTGAAGCTTGTCACTGCTCATAAAATCTCACTCTTTCCACCCATTCCCTCTCTGTTTTCTCCACAAGCCTGGTTAGAACCCCTCAGCAAGTGACAATTTCAGACAAACAAATAGGaactcttcccttccctgccttttattttttcaaaaattcAACAAGAGAGCATGGAAGAACAAGCTGGAATGCAATGTGTAGACAGCACCTTTGAATATTTCTTTTCATGATACAGTATTCCAAAAGCCTGGTCAATGTATACAACAAAGAACAGTAATGCAGAGCACAGCATTTCttcagaaagaaatatttttaatccCTGCATTTATGAGTCCTTTATCATATtcctaatgatttttttaaaatacaggaaGTTTACATACTGCTAAAACTCCCAAAGCAGAACTCCTTTTCACCATACAAGACTGGAAGGCTTTCCAAGGGTTATATTACCTGTAACTCAAGTACATTAATTTAAAAGAGATCTGACTCTATTCATGTCAGTGGGAATGCATCAGCTTTTCTGTTCAGCCAACTATGTTTTCATCAGCTAACTCACACTGAACTTGAATTCTTATTTAGGGCATTTTCATTCCTCCTTGCCTCCAAGGAGCATTAAACAGTATGCACagttctcctccttcctccccattttatccatacaacatccctgtgaggtaggtgagtttgagagtgactggcccaaggtcacccagtaagtgtCACGGAAGAATATGGATTTGACCCCAGATCTCCCTGCTCCCACTgaaaccactacatcacactgggtcTGGAAAAGGTAACTTCTATCATATACTAAACAAGGTCACTAATTACCTTATTAAATACCACCACAAATAAAGCTACTTTCCGAGTCCACACGGCATCTgttgtttcttttctcctttgtagAATACATTGAAGCGATGCCCAAAAATTTAGAatgcaaagtaaaaacaaaacttttcGGTCTTCATGAAGCTTgatgatttatttcattttccagTGGTCCTCATTAAGGTGGTGCCATTACCTGGGAATATTCTACTGTGGAATGGTGACTGACATCCACCTTAACTAAAACTTCATAGTATAAAAGATAAAAAACAGGTGTTACTATGCCCACCACTACCATTATCACTACTGCTGTCCACCATCCTATTCCCCAGTCTGCTCCATAATAAGGATCTTTCCGTTTGATGGGTTTACCTTCGGCTTCAAAGCTTGGCAGTTGGGTTGATAAGGCAGAAACAACTTCATTAAGATTCTCTCTCTTCGTAGCATTACACTTCACTATTTGTTCTATATCACGATCCACTACTTTCAAGAAGTTACCAACAGTCTCAGTGGTGTTCTCAAGAACTTGGGTTGCATCAGGGAAATCCGCAGAGTATGAAGTAGAGGCTGATCTTGAAACTTGCCTGCTTTTTGGAAAGCAGTGTGTCTCAGTCAATACACTGAACTTCTTCACTGGAATTTTAACAGTTCTCAGTGCAAAGAAGTCCTGATCTGTGATAAGATTATTCAGTCTTTTGATATCTGCTACCTGAAATAC from Paroedura picta isolate Pp20150507F chromosome 7, Ppicta_v3.0, whole genome shotgun sequence includes these protein-coding regions:
- the MBLAC2 gene encoding acyl-coenzyme A thioesterase MBLAC2 — protein: MSALEWFAHKSLGGGIYWIQERFYESGNRANIWLVRGSQRDVVIDTGLGLRSLPDYLALAGLLSPEAAGDEGQRPGADEKEPPGSGGRRPLLAVATHVHFDHAGGLHQFEEVAVHSAEAPALRRGDNYETVTWLSDSEVVRQPSPGWSARQFRVRPVQPTHVLQEGDVISLGDRQLTVMHMPGHSRGSICLHDRERKILFSGDVVYDGSMIDWLPYSRINDYVGTCQRLIELVNRGLVEKVLPGHFNTFGAERLYRLASNYISNAGVCHKVSTCAMRSLASLALRATNSRNTS
- the LYSMD3 gene encoding lysM and putative peptidoglycan-binding domain-containing protein 3, whose product is MTGKSQTFQLPSVMQPTVDIHGHPFGNAISSDSDVLEDETEVYELRPRGKEKVRQSTSRERIDEVIFITKDIQEGDTLNAIALQYCCSVADIKRLNNLITDQDFFALRTVKIPVKKFSVLTETHCFPKSRQVSRSASTSYSADFPDATQVLENTTETVGNFLKVVDRDIEQIVKCNATKRENLNEVVSALSTQLPSFEAEGKPIKRKDPYYGADWGIGWWTAVVIMVVVGIVTPVFYLLYYEVLVKVDVSHHSTVEYSQVMAPP